Within the Pirellulales bacterium genome, the region CGCTCGGCCGAGGGGGTCGAGTTCGAGAGCTTCGGGCTGATCGACATCAGATCGCACTCGACCGGCAGATGCAGCGTGCCGGCCGTTTCGATCGTGATGTGAAAGCCCAGGCAGTGCAACTGGTGCGTGAGAGGAATCAGTTCAGCGAACAACATCGGCTCGCCGCCGGTCAGCACGGCATGGCGGAGGTCGGAGGTCGGAAGTCGGAGGTCAGAAGTCGGAGGTCGGTCGGCGGAGCACGCAGGACGTCCGTTAGCCGGTTCGCTTGCGAACCGAAGTGTTGGACTCCAGCCATCAGGCTGCTCGTAGCAGGCTAAAGCCTGAACTCCAACAGTCGGCCGCAACTCGGCCACGCGACGCATGATCTCGTCGACCGACAGATCCTCTCCTTCCGGCTTCCAGGAGGCATACGGCGTGTCGCAGAACCAGCAGCGCAGATTGCAGCCGCTGGCGCGAACAAACACGCTCGGCGTGCCGGTCAGCAGACCTTCCCCTTGCAGCGATTGGTAAATCTCGACAACTCTCATCGGGTCAATTCACAAACATTTCTCACTTCGATCCAGCGGATCGACTTGCCCGGCCTCGGCGAAGCCTTGGCGGCGAAGCAGGCAAGAATCGCAGCTTCCGCAGGGGCGGCCGGATGGATCGGGATCGTAACAACTGTGAGTCAGGCCGTAATCGACACCGAGATCCGTGCCGCGGCGGATGATCTGGGCCTTGGTCATCTGGACCAGCGGGGCGTGGACCTTGAATTGTAGCGAGCCTTCAACTCCTGACTTCGTGCCCAGATTTGCCAGCCGCTCGAAAGCCGCGATGAACTCCGGCCGGCAATCGGGATAGCCGCTGTAATCGACGGCGTTCACTCCGACGAAGATGTCGGCCGCGCCGAGCACCTCCGCATAGCCCAAAGCGAGAGCGAGAAAAATCGTATTGCGGGCCGGAACGTACGTGATGGGAATCCCCGCCTCCATCTCCTCGCGCGAGCGGGCCTTCGGCACGTCGATCGGCGCGGTGAGCGCGCTGGCCCCGAATTGCGTCAGATCGATCTTGAGCGTCACATGCCGCTTCACCCCGAGCGCCGACGCCACCCGCGCGGCCGCTTCCAGCTCCTGGCGATGCCGCTGCCCATAGTCGATCGTCAGCGCGCACAACTCAAACCCCTCGGCGCGCGCCACAGCCGCGGCCGTCGCCGAATCCAACCCGCCGGACAA harbors:
- the queC gene encoding 7-cyano-7-deazaguanine synthase QueC, which codes for MSKPAVVLLSGGLDSATAAAVARAEGFELCALTIDYGQRHRQELEAAARVASALGVKRHVTLKIDLTQFGASALTAPIDVPKARSREEMEAGIPITYVPARNTIFLALALGYAEVLGAADIFVGVNAVDYSGYPDCRPEFIAAFERLANLGTKSGVEGSLQFKVHAPLVQMTKAQIIRRGTDLGVDYGLTHSCYDPDPSGRPCGSCDSCLLRRQGFAEAGQVDPLDRSEKCL
- a CDS encoding 7-carboxy-7-deazaguanine synthase QueE, with product MRVVEIYQSLQGEGLLTGTPSVFVRASGCNLRCWFCDTPYASWKPEGEDLSVDEIMRRVAELRPTVGVQALACYEQPDGWSPTLRFASEPANGRPACSADRPPTSDLRLPTSDLRHAVLTGGEPMLFAELIPLTHQLHCLGFHITIETAGTLHLPVECDLMSISPKLSNSTPSAERDPRWHERHEQSRYVPEVVHRLLADHAYQIKFVIDAPADCDEVEAYLHEFPEADRSRVLLMPQGTDCESLAERSIWLEPLCTERGFCFCPRRQIEWYGYARGT